The Novosphingobium aromaticivorans DSM 12444 genome segment CCCACCAGACCGCCACCAAGCTCCGCAGCGGTGCCAAGACCGCCCTGCGCCTGTTCCATCTGGTCATAGGCTTCACGTACCCGGTCACGGGACAGGCGATAGCCATCGAAAACGCCACGATTGTTGACCAGCGCATCCACAGCGCCGCCAAGACCCTCGATTTCGTCGGTAAGGCCCATTTCCGCGCCACGGACAGCGCGGGCACCGTATGCGCCGCCACTGTTCGGGTCGAAGCCTTCCTTTGCCAGATCGCCACGCAGGCGCTCGCGGTAAGCCTTTTCCGCCGCAGTCGTGTCGATGCCGCCGAACCGCGTCCCCGGAGCAAGCCTGCGCGCCATTTCCACGGTCTGCGCCAGAGATTGCGGGTCAGGAGGGGCAATGCCCTGCGATTGATACCACTGCGCCACCGCCTGCGGAGTCAGGTTCCTGTTACCGCTGTTGGCGGTCCAGAAGCCGATGATCTGGTCTTCCTTTTCGGGCGGAATGCCCATGGAACGAAGGTATTCGGCGCGGTCGAACGGCCTTTCCGGCGCGTCCATGTTGAACCGCACACCGCCGCCGTAAATGTCCTGCGTGGTGGGCTGGTTGGCCTTGCCCTGCGTCAGGCGCTCCCAATCCGCCCGGAATGGGTCGAAGTCATCGGGGCCGATAACATCGGCAGGGTCAATATTGAATTTCTCTGCGGTCTTGGCGTACCTCTCACGCTGGAGGCGGTAAACCTTCCCCATCGCCTGGACGCGGGTTTCGATGTCGCGCTTGAGGCGGGCGCGAACTTCCGGGGTCAGGTTGCCACCGACGCCAAACTGCTTTTTGACAGCCTCAACGGCACGATCCCAATAGTTCGCGCCATTTGCCGCAGCACCTTGTTCGCTCTCACGGACCACCGAACCGGGGTCCATGATCTTCGCATAGGCATAGAGCAGCGTGTTATCGGCGGTCGGATCGTCAGGCAGTTGTAGCGCCTGCATGAACTGCGGCAGCACAACCCGATATTCCTTGACCGGCTGCAACTGCTCGTAGCGGCTCTGCAACGAGGTCAGGTTGTTGATCGCGTCCTTGACGACGTCGCGGCCTTCGCCACGGACTGCAATGTCCGTCTGCGTCGTGCTGTTTTTCAGGCCCTGATCAGCCCGCGCGTTATCGGCCTGCTTGTCAGGATCTGGCAGCGAAATGACAGGCTGCGGTGCGCGGCGCTGTTGCGCGGCGGCGGGGCGAATTTCCTCGAACTCGGCCCAAGGGTCTTGCGCCATCTTACGGCCTCCTCATGGTGCGGCCATCAGGCGTCACGAACATGGTTCCACTCGGCAGTTTGCGGGCTTCCTGAACGCTGCGAACCCTGACCGGACCTGCCGCATGGGGCGTACCCTTGCCGGGTTCGATGTGGACGTGATCGCCCTCGTTGATGACATCGAAGCCGGGGAACGCCTTCGCGAGGCGGTCACGCAAAGCCCCCATGCCCATGCCTTTCGGCGGCACGAAATCGCGGGCCTGATCGGTCAGGTGATAGCTATCGTCTACTCCGCCGACCGATGCATTCTTGCCGGGGCTGCGCTGGCGACTGGTGACGGTAAGGCCGGGAACGGCAGCCATTGCAGCGCTCTCAATGGCGCTTCCCGTTGGCGCGATACCTCGCCCAGCGGTGGACTGATCACCTCCCTTCGTGCTGTCGGTTGCGTACTGCGGCGCATTCGGGAACATTGCCCGCATACGATCAGACTCTGCCTGCTGCTCACGCGTGGCAACGATACCACCGCCGCCCATGAGGTCGGATGCGCGGAAGACCGAGCCGCCTTGCTGCACAGGAATGAACTTCTCATCCTGCGTTGCCGCCCACTGGTCAGCCGCTTCCTTCCCGAACAGGCGAACCCGGTCGTTGTATTCCTTGGCGAACGGGCTCTTGTCGTCGCTCGGGAACAGCTTGCCATAGGTATCGGCAAACTTGCTCGGATCGTCCGCAGCCAGGATCATGCCCACTGTCGCGGTCGCCTGCTGCACCTGCATCGGATCGCCGCTCTCGAAGGCGTCGATCAGTTCCTTGGTCGTCTCGTCCGCATGACCAGCGGCAAGGTCGGCCTCGTAGCGCTGGCGCAGCAAGGCAGCCGCGCCCTTCGCATCGCCGTTCTTGGCGCGCATGAATACAGTGCCCGATTGCGTCAGGTTGCGGCGGCGGGCATCTTCGGACAGGGCCTGCCAACCCGGCTTGATCTGGTCGGCAAACTCCGGAAACGCGATCATCAGGTTTCCGATGGCCTTGGGATCGGCGCTCATGGCGGCCTGTTGGGCAGCCGTGCGGAATGCGACCTGTCGTTCCTGCGCGGTACGGGCCTGCTGGACCTGCAATTCACGGGCCTGCTGCTGCATCTTGCGCTGATCGTTGAGGAACATCTGTTCCTGGATATCGGGGACCAGCGACTGGCCAGCCCTCATGATGGCGGCGTAGTCCAACTCGGCCATCAGAATAGCTTCTTCAAGAAGCCGCCAACCCCCGAGGTGGGAAGTACGCTGCTTATTGCGCTATCAAGGAAGCCGCCTGCGTTGCTCCAGTTCTGTGCATT includes the following:
- a CDS encoding D-Ala-D-Ala carboxypeptidase family metallohydrolase, producing the protein MAELDYAAIMRAGQSLVPDIQEQMFLNDQRKMQQQARELQVQQARTAQERQVAFRTAAQQAAMSADPKAIGNLMIAFPEFADQIKPGWQALSEDARRRNLTQSGTVFMRAKNGDAKGAAALLRQRYEADLAAGHADETTKELIDAFESGDPMQVQQATATVGMILAADDPSKFADTYGKLFPSDDKSPFAKEYNDRVRLFGKEAADQWAATQDEKFIPVQQGGSVFRASDLMGGGGIVATREQQAESDRMRAMFPNAPQYATDSTKGGDQSTAGRGIAPTGSAIESAAMAAVPGLTVTSRQRSPGKNASVGGVDDSYHLTDQARDFVPPKGMGMGALRDRLAKAFPGFDVINEGDHVHIEPGKGTPHAAGPVRVRSVQEARKLPSGTMFVTPDGRTMRRP